ACCAGAACCAATCGTTCGCGTTGGCCCAGAGGCAAGGCCCGGATAAAACGCATCGGCCGTTCGCTGCCGCCTTCGCCTGCCTCACTCATCGTCCGGTCCTGAAGCTTGCGCAATAACCAGATCACGCCCCAGGCCATTCCCAGCACAACAACCATTGCGATAACAATGGCCATGATGGAGGAGACCACCGTACCAACGCCCATGCTCAATCCTCCTTCACGCGGACATCATCCGCATCGGCAAAATCGCCATATTCATCATTTTCGAACGCCATATTGTTCGTGCCAAGTTCCTGTTCCATCGGTGCTTGTCCGGCTTTGGCCTTGCGCGCCCACAGGATGATTTCGGCAATCGCGTCAAACATGTCTTCCGGTACGATTTCACCGGTCTCTCCGCGCGCCCACAATTGCCGGGCAGCAGCGACGTTGCGAATAATCGGCACATCATTGTCGCGCGCGGCGTTTCGCATCATTTGCGCCAACGGGCCCTGGCCTTTGGCGGCAATGACCGGCACAGGCGTGTCATCTTCATTATAGTCCAGCGCAATGGCAAGATGTGTGGGATTCACCAGTAAGGCGGCGGCGTTACCGCTGGCTTGGGCAGCGTTGCTATCGGCCCATTCCTGATGCAACTGACGGCGATGGGACTTCACCATCGGGTCGCCCTCATCATCCTTATGTTCTTGCCTGATATCGCGGCGGCTCATCTTCATCTTCTTGATGAAAGCATGCTTTGCGTAAATCCGGTCGAGCAGAGCAATGAACAAAAACAACGCCGCTGACCACATCAGCAATTGCAAGGTAATTGAATAGATCAGATCGAGCGTACGTGATCCGGCTATCTGTCCGGCGCCCGCCTGATCTGTCCATAATGCTTGCCGGACGATACCGCCCACTTCGCCAACAGCGCCGAAAAATACCAGGATGACAATGCTCACCAAAGCAATGACTTTCAGCAATGTTTTGACCATCTCTACCAGGCCGTCTTTGCCGAACATCCGCTTTAACCCTTCAACCGGATTGAGCTTGTCGAGCGTCGGTTTCATCTTTTCGCCAGTCATAACTGGACCAGCCTGAAAAAATTCGACGAGCATGCCGATGACAGCCAACGGAGCAAGCAGCAAGGCCGACAATCCGATGAATAGCCACAAGGCTCGTTGGCCCAGTTGATCGAGAGCGGTATCAAAAGGCATGCTGGTCGCTTGATTGAGCATCGCGAGGGCAAACTGACCGATGAGCAAACAGCAATAGCCTGCAGCGACGGCGAAAAGCAGAAGAAAAGTGACAGTCGAGAAGGCCGCGCCGACATCTTTTGATTTGGCGATGTCGCCTTTTTTCCTCGCGTCCTTCAACTTCTTCGGAGTCGGTAGCTCCGTCTTGTCACCGCTATCCTTATCTTTGTCGCTCATCGCAAAAATCCATCGGGTGGTCAGAGTCGCTACCTTGGATATTTACTTGTGAACGCAAATAGTGGTGCAAGTCAACATTGTGTGTTGCAGGCTGTTGTGAATTCGAAATGACGTTACGTTTTTTGGGCTTAACTTCTGATAAGGCGACAAAAAGCTCAGTTTAGTGCGGGTTAGACGGGTGTGTATGACGCTTTTGTTAACTTAAAAATACTGAACGATTACATGGTGTTTTCGTTGGAATCCGCGATTTTTGCGAAATTCAACTACTAACATCAGAGTCAGTTGTGCGATTATCCGAAAATTAACCATTCTTTACTTTGTCACAAAACAGGTTTACTCAATTGAGAACCGAGACATGGACGACGAAGCTGGGGATTTAGGCGGCGTCGATAACCCCCCTATTTCTCGGCGAAAGGTTTGGCTATGCTGGCTGTGAAGGGATCTGGCAGGCGCAGTGCGTCTGTCAGCAGTGGACGCAGATTTGTTTTTTTAGCACCATTTTTGATATCAACCTTCATTGCGGCTCCGCCCGTTTTCGCTCAGCCTATTTCCGTCAGTGATTCCGAACAATTCGCCTCGGAATTGATGTTCAATTGCCCGACCGATGGTAATATCCGAGTCGCTGACACAACATCTATCTCTAGGTTCCAATCTCTTAAAGGTTGCGCGGACAACGTCATCGTCGCACCGCCAGAAACGAGCAGGCGGCCAGTGGCGCCAATTCGGATTGAGAGCAATAACGATACCTCAAATGGATTTGATGATCCAATGCCGCGCGATGATGGCAGCCGTGATGGGAAGGCGCAGCGGGTCATGGCTAAGCATGAAAAAACGGAACCGCTGCAAAGGGAATATACCAGCGCTGTGCGTCAGTCCCGGCCGATTGCCGAGGACGAGCAGCGGGTATTGACCATCGCTCCGGACGCGCAGGAAGTTGGCGCCTGGGAAGAAGCGGCGGCCGTCAGCTCAGCAAATCATGATCTTGCTGGCCAGACGCCAGGAGCTGAGATCCTCTCGCTTCGCCCGCGGAGCTATTCGACGCGGCACGACGCGCTTATCGCAGAAATCGCGTTGCGTTATTCGATTGATCCCTTGCTATTACATGCCGTGATCAAACAAGAATCCGGTTATCGAGCGAAGGTCCGCAGCCATGCCGGCGCAGTGGGGCTGATGCAGATCATGCCTGGAACTGGGAAGATGCTTGGAGTTCCCAGCAACAGGCTGACCGACCCGGCCAGTAATGTTGATGCAGGCGCGCGGCATTTGCGTGACCTGCACGCAAAATATGGTGGAGATTTTGATCTTGTTCTTGCCG
This DNA window, taken from Parasphingorhabdus litoris DSM 22379, encodes the following:
- the fliO gene encoding flagellar biosynthetic protein FliO, which gives rise to MGVGTVVSSIMAIVIAMVVVLGMAWGVIWLLRKLQDRTMSEAGEGGSERPMRFIRALPLGQRERLVLVEIGGEQLLLGVGGGIITMLAEWDQHGQRINSTHGGADDPPRKIDPAILASLREARP
- a CDS encoding EscU/YscU/HrcU family type III secretion system export apparatus switch protein; amino-acid sequence: MSDKDKDSGDKTELPTPKKLKDARKKGDIAKSKDVGAAFSTVTFLLLFAVAAGYCCLLIGQFALAMLNQATSMPFDTALDQLGQRALWLFIGLSALLLAPLAVIGMLVEFFQAGPVMTGEKMKPTLDKLNPVEGLKRMFGKDGLVEMVKTLLKVIALVSIVILVFFGAVGEVGGIVRQALWTDQAGAGQIAGSRTLDLIYSITLQLLMWSAALFLFIALLDRIYAKHAFIKKMKMSRRDIRQEHKDDEGDPMVKSHRRQLHQEWADSNAAQASGNAAALLVNPTHLAIALDYNEDDTPVPVIAAKGQGPLAQMMRNAARDNDVPIIRNVAAARQLWARGETGEIVPEDMFDAIAEIILWARKAKAGQAPMEQELGTNNMAFENDEYGDFADADDVRVKED
- a CDS encoding lytic transglycosylase domain-containing protein; protein product: MAPIRIESNNDTSNGFDDPMPRDDGSRDGKAQRVMAKHEKTEPLQREYTSAVRQSRPIAEDEQRVLTIAPDAQEVGAWEEAAAVSSANHDLAGQTPGAEILSLRPRSYSTRHDALIAEIALRYSIDPLLLHAVIKQESGYRAKVRSHAGAVGLMQIMPGTGKMLGVPSNRLTDPASNVDAGARHLRDLHAKYGGDFDLVLAAYNAGEGAVRKYGNRIPPFKETQNYVRSVKAHYVRLIGENGYSGVQF